One window of the Natronomonas marina genome contains the following:
- a CDS encoding phosphotransferase family protein: MDGQVADDEVREMVAALRPAWTVRGVDRCEYGTDFVAFLDVRAPDGDREAVLKATTADFVDPEIARAEPRLLELVGRETTVPVPAVYGYRDDHPDHPSPFYLMERVDGENFENRVDDLPTAARERVVGEAGRNLAALHDLGPLPAAGNVGVEDGDLAVLDTDDHPRADDFHAWLLEGREETLDELLDGGWFPEKADDRERFADLVPDLRAYCRETLPALPDPAPPTYCHWDYRYGNLLVDPETGETRAVLDWANLTAAPPAYNLAKVESHLFDPVTEDDDVVAALREQFRTAYADAREGWAFEESVRERMAVYRLTSRVDAMACLPLWHEEATPAERDRIEDHHRTFLADYLED, from the coding sequence ATGGACGGGCAGGTCGCCGACGACGAGGTCCGAGAGATGGTCGCCGCGCTCCGGCCGGCGTGGACGGTCCGGGGCGTCGACCGCTGCGAGTACGGCACCGACTTCGTCGCGTTCCTCGACGTGCGGGCGCCAGACGGCGACCGCGAGGCCGTCCTGAAGGCGACCACCGCCGACTTCGTCGACCCCGAAATCGCCCGCGCCGAACCCCGCCTGCTCGAACTCGTGGGCCGGGAGACGACGGTTCCGGTCCCGGCGGTGTACGGCTACCGGGACGACCACCCCGACCACCCGTCACCGTTCTACCTGATGGAGCGCGTCGACGGCGAGAACTTCGAGAACCGGGTCGACGACCTGCCGACGGCGGCCCGCGAGCGGGTCGTCGGGGAAGCGGGGCGCAACCTCGCCGCACTCCACGACCTCGGACCGCTGCCGGCGGCCGGGAACGTCGGCGTCGAAGACGGCGACCTCGCGGTGCTGGACACCGACGACCACCCCCGCGCCGACGACTTCCACGCGTGGCTGCTGGAGGGCCGCGAGGAGACGCTGGACGAACTCCTCGACGGCGGGTGGTTCCCCGAGAAGGCCGACGACAGAGAGCGGTTCGCCGACCTCGTGCCGGACCTCCGGGCGTACTGCCGGGAGACGCTGCCGGCGCTCCCGGACCCGGCGCCGCCGACCTACTGCCACTGGGACTACCGCTACGGGAACCTCCTCGTCGACCCGGAGACGGGCGAGACCCGCGCGGTGCTGGACTGGGCGAACCTCACCGCGGCGCCGCCCGCCTACAACCTCGCCAAGGTCGAGTCCCACCTGTTCGACCCCGTCACCGAGGACGACGACGTGGTCGCGGCGCTCCGCGAGCAGTTCCGGACCGCCTACGCCGACGCTCGCGAGGGGTGGGCCTTCGAGGAGTCGGTCCGCGAGCGCATGGCCGTCTACCGCCTGACGAGTCGCGTCGACGCGATGGCCTGTCTTCCGCTGTGGCACGAGGAGGCGACGCCGGCGGAGCGCGACCGAATCGAGGACCAC
- a CDS encoding DUF5807 family protein — MSGAGALYDSFLAGDRPDDILVYLHEEGVGSVEDLLDIGTRVEDGVVLVLPGEDGKAAFESATGLDAMDFAGMAMETDGDVDDDCTGGTCPDGDGDDHYVKFVFAFAEAQNEAVGGLYAEGDVIHGYAACACGTTYSDKWVADPDD; from the coding sequence ATGAGCGGCGCCGGGGCGCTGTACGACTCCTTTCTCGCCGGCGACCGGCCCGACGACATCCTCGTCTATCTCCACGAGGAGGGCGTCGGCTCCGTCGAGGACCTGCTGGACATCGGGACCCGCGTCGAGGACGGCGTCGTCCTCGTGTTGCCCGGCGAGGACGGCAAGGCCGCCTTCGAGAGCGCGACCGGCCTCGACGCGATGGACTTCGCCGGCATGGCCATGGAGACGGACGGCGACGTCGACGACGACTGCACCGGCGGGACCTGCCCGGACGGCGACGGCGACGACCACTACGTCAAGTTCGTCTTCGCGTTCGCCGAGGCGCAAAACGAGGCCGTCGGCGGTCTCTACGCCGAGGGCGACGTGATTCACGGCTACGCCGCCTGCGCCTGCGGGACGACCTACTCCGACAAGTGGGTCGCCGACCCCGACGACTGA
- a CDS encoding DUF7112 family protein, with translation MPSVSSDGVETVRGTIVESGALDRPRLRVPDGTIPEGVVRVDADGGPYHAPVETDFGGEVELRGLYDNPRMARERDGENHLAAWVDDQGLETGRTALLDVVVEGEQYGLRAPGDSAVYRVVESPDDDLASIAEDLDG, from the coding sequence ATGCCCAGCGTCTCCTCCGACGGCGTCGAGACCGTCCGTGGCACCATCGTCGAGAGCGGCGCCCTGGACCGCCCCCGACTCCGCGTCCCCGACGGGACGATTCCGGAGGGCGTCGTCCGGGTCGACGCCGACGGCGGGCCCTACCACGCCCCCGTCGAGACCGACTTCGGCGGCGAGGTCGAACTCCGCGGCCTCTACGACAACCCCCGGATGGCCCGCGAGCGGGACGGCGAGAACCACCTCGCCGCGTGGGTCGACGACCAGGGACTCGAAACCGGCCGCACCGCCCTGCTCGACGTCGTCGTCGAGGGCGAACAGTACGGCCTCCGGGCGCCCGGCGACAGCGCCGTCTACCGGGTCGTCGAGTCGCCGGACGACGACCTCGCGTCCATCGCGGAGGACCTCGACGGATGA
- a CDS encoding 30S ribosomal protein S6e, producing MADFQVVVGDPDEGITHAFEVDGQDANRFIGRSIGETVDGNAVDLTGYELEITGGSDTAGRPMREDVSGTGTAAILLEGGVGFDPTVDGERKRVTVRGAEISDETRQINARIVSRGDESVEDLLGGDEDE from the coding sequence ATGGCAGACTTCCAGGTCGTCGTCGGTGACCCCGACGAGGGCATCACGCACGCCTTCGAGGTGGACGGACAGGACGCCAACCGATTCATCGGCCGCTCCATCGGGGAGACGGTCGACGGCAACGCCGTCGACCTCACCGGCTACGAACTCGAGATCACCGGCGGTTCGGACACCGCCGGCCGACCGATGCGCGAGGACGTCTCCGGGACGGGGACGGCGGCCATCCTGCTGGAGGGCGGCGTCGGCTTCGACCCGACCGTCGACGGCGAGCGAAAGCGCGTCACCGTCCGCGGCGCCGAAATCTCCGACGAGACGCGGCAGATAAACGCCAGGATCGTCTCCCGCGGCGACGAGTCCGTCGAGGACCTCCTCGGCGGCGACGAGGACGAGTAA